The Daucus carota subsp. sativus chromosome 9, DH1 v3.0, whole genome shotgun sequence genome window below encodes:
- the LOC108226456 gene encoding pathogenesis-related protein PR-1 type, with protein MGLPKKLSSTLVLALGFLMVHYALAQNSPQDYVDAHNAARAAVNVGPMQWDETVAEYARNYANQRSGDCALQHSNSNGKYGENIFEGGGGGSVFNAKDAVDSWVGEKQYYDYNSNSCAQGEQCGHYTQVVWRDSVRLGCARVQCRNNGWWFITCNYSPPGNYAGQRPY; from the coding sequence ATGGGTTTGCCAAAGAAACTCAGTAGCACTCTTGTACTTGCCCTAGGCTTCCTCATGGTTCACTATGCCCTCGCCCAAAACTCGCCACAGGACTACGTTGATGCCCACAATGCAGCTCGTGCAGCTGTCAATGTTGGACCTATGCAATGGGACGAGACGGTGGCCGAGTATGCCAGGAACTACGCCAATCAGCGAAGCGGAGATTGTGCTCTCCAGCACTCGAATTCAAATGGGAAGTACGGTGAGAACATATTtgaaggtggtggtggtggttctGTTTTTAATGCCAAAGATGCGGTGGATTCTTGGGTTGGAGAGAAGCAATATTACGACTATAATTCCAACTCATGTGCCCAAGGGGAGCAGTGTGGGCACTACACTCAGGTGGTTTGGCGCGATTCAGTTCGGCTGGGTTGTGCTAGAGTTCAGTGCAGGAACAATGGGTGGTGGTTTATTACTTGTAACTACAGTCCCCCTGGCAACTACGCGGGACAGCGTCCATACTGA
- the LOC108225928 gene encoding uncharacterized protein LOC108225928, with translation MSRISYANVVMNNSGVNNGNSAENIDSQSQRLNSTDDISVESNLHPLYLQNIDHPGLVLISKKLTGTDNFGPWKRSINIALSAKNKIGMVDGSYPRPEDGSPLRAHWDRVNAMVISWIMNTVSDEISNGMDFVTSAQDLLEELHDQFSSVNGHRIYQVLKDLHALEQGDKSVEIYYHKMKNLWDEYAVLDAVDGCKGGCTCGNLKIQEAKEQRKKLLQFLMGLNDSYASARGQILMMSPLPSIPQAFSLIKQDEKQKQGSHTAMPFLANAVDASKSNSVNSRNQGSKSSLKCTYCNKDGHTREQCYKLIGYPDKKKGKNKPASTGTTGFRPLPQVASSNHVDVLTSSSGVQGNYAGSSASSNSASCNSAPTLEQLQS, from the coding sequence ATGTCGAGAATTTCGTATGCAAATGTAGTCATGAATAATTCAGGAGTTAATAATGGAAATAGTGCAGAAAACATTGATTCTCAGTCACAGAGACTTAACTCTACTGATGACATTTCTGTTGAATCCAATCTGCATCCATTATATCTTCAGAATATAGATCATCCTGGTTTGGTTCTCATTTCAAAGAAATTGACTGGGACTGATAATTTTGGTCCATGGAAACGCTCAATTAACATTGCGTTGTCTGCTAAAAACAAGATTGGAATGGTGGATGGTTCATATCCTAGACCTGAGGATGGTTCCCCTTTGAGAGCTCATTGGGACAGGGTAAACGCTATGGTCATCAGTTGGATAATGAATACGGTCTCGGATGAGATTAGTAACGGCATGGATTTTGTTACTTCGGCACAAGATCTTTTGGAAGAGTTACATGATCAATTTTCAAGTGTAAATGGTCATAGGATCTATCAAGTCTTGAAGGATCTTCATGCCTTAGAGCAGGGTGATAAATCTGTTGAGATTTACTACCATAAAATGAAGAATTTGTGGGATGAGTATGCTGTATTAGATGCAGTTGATGGCTGCAAGGGCGGATGTACATGTGGTAATCTCAAGATACAAGAAGCCAAGGAGCAAAGGAAGAAGTTACTCCAGTTTCTCATGGGTTTGAATGATAGTTATGCAAGTGCTAGAGGGCAAATCCTAATGATGTCACCTCTGCCCTCAATTCCACAAGCATTTTCTCTCATCAAACAAGATGAGAAACAGAAACAAGGGAGTCACACTGCTATGCCTTTTCTTGCCAATGCTGTTGATGCAAGCAAATCCAATTCAGTTAATTCAAGAAATCAAGGTTCCAAATCATCTTTGAAGTGCACTTACTGTAACAAAGATGGCCACACAAGGGAACAATGTTACAAACTTATTGGATATCCAGACAAGAAAAAGGGCAAAAACAAACCAGCATCCACTGGCACTACTGGTTTTAGACCTTTACCACAGGTTGCTTCCTCAAACCATGTTGATGTTCTAACATCTTCTTCAGGTGTACAGGGCAATTATGCTGGGAGTTCAGCCTCATCAAACTCTGCATCTTGCAATTCTGCACCAACTCTGGAACAACTGCAAAGTTAG